Genomic window ([Empedobacter] haloabium):
CGCCGGCCGTGAAGACCGTCGGCAAGGACGGCCCGCACCCGCTGGACGTGTTCCAGCGCGCCGTCAACATCAACCTGATCGGCACCTTCAATATGTGCCGCCTGGCGGCCGACGCGATGAGCAGGACCGAGGCCGCCGCGCAGAACGAGCGCGGCGTGATCATCAACACGGCCTCCGTCGCCGCGTTCGACGGCCAGATCGGCCAGGCCGCCTACGCCGCATCGAAGGCCGCCGTGGCCGGCATGACGCTGCCGATGGCGCGCGACCTGTCGCGCAGCGGCATTCGCGTGATGACGATCGCGCCGGGCATCTTCGAGACGCCGATGCTGCTGGGGATGCCGGCCGAGGTGCAGGACGCGCTGGGCAAGATGGTGCCGTTCCCGCCGCGCCTGGGCAAGCCGGACGAATACGCCCACCTGGCCAGGACGATCATCGAGAACGTCATGCTGAACGGCGAGACGATCCGCCTGGACGGCGCCATTCGCATGCAGCCGAAATAAGGTAGCATTGCCGCAATCAGGAGCGCGCGGGACCGCCCGCGCGTTTTGTTTTGCGAGAGAGTTCATGAACCGTTTCAAGAATCTGGCCTGGGCCGCCGCGCTGCTGTGCGCGGCGCCCGCGCTGCACGCCCAGGATGCCACGCAGGCGGCGCCGGAAATCGCCACCGGCTATACCGCCAAGACCGGATGGACCGCGTCGAAATACATGGTGGCCGCCGCCAACCCGCTGGCCACCGAGGCCGGCTACCGCATGCTGAAGCAGGGCGGCACGGCGCTCGACGCGGCGATCGCCACGCAGATGGTGTTGACCCTGGTGGAGCCGCAATCGTCCGGCATCGGCGGCGGCGCCTTCCTGGTGCATTTCGATGGCAGCAAGGTGCGTTCCTACGACGGCCGCGAGACGGCGCCGATGGCCGCCACCGAACGGCTGTTCCTGGACCAGGACGGCAAGCCGGTGTCGCGCGAGACCGGCATCGTGGGCGGACGTTCGACCGGCGCCCCGGGCGTGCTGCGCATGCTGGAGCTGGCACACAAGCACCATGGCAAGCTGCGCTGGGCGACGCTGTTCCAGCCGGCGATCGAACTGGCCGAGCAGGGCTTCAACGTCAGCCCGCGCCTGCACGCGCTGCTGCGCTACGACCAGAAGCGCCTGACGCGCGATCCGGTCGCCGCGGCGTACTTCTACGACGGCGCGGGGCAGCCGCGCCCGGTCGGCTACCTGCTGAAGAATCCCGAGCTGGCCAGGGTGCTGCGCGAGGTGGCCAAGGGTGGGGCGGACGCGTTCTACCAGGGCCGCATCGCGCGCGACATCGCCGCCAAGGTGAGGAACCATCCGACCAATCCCGGCCTGTTGACCGCCAAGGACATCGCCGACTACCGCGCCAAGGAACGCGATCCGGTCTGCAGCGACTACCGCAAGTGGACCGTGTGCGGCGCGCCGCCGCCTTCTTCCGGCGGCATCGCGATCGCCGAGATGCTGGGCATCCTGGAATCGACCGACATCGCCGCGCACCGTCCCGTGAACGGCGTGCCGGACGCGCAGGCGCTGCACCTGTTCAGCGAGGCCGGCCGGCTGGCCTACGCCGACCGCAATCGCTACGTGGCCGACACCGACTTCGTGCCGCTGCCGGGCAACGGCGTGGCGGCGCTGCTGGACAAGCGCTACCTGGCCCGGCGCGCCGCACTGATCGGCACGCAGTCGATGGGCAGCGCGCGCGCCGGCACGCCGCTGGGCATGCAGGTGGCGTGGGGCACGGACACGGCGCTGGACAAGCCATCCACGTCGC
Coding sequences:
- the ggt gene encoding gamma-glutamyltransferase, whose amino-acid sequence is MNRFKNLAWAAALLCAAPALHAQDATQAAPEIATGYTAKTGWTASKYMVAAANPLATEAGYRMLKQGGTALDAAIATQMVLTLVEPQSSGIGGGAFLVHFDGSKVRSYDGRETAPMAATERLFLDQDGKPVSRETGIVGGRSTGAPGVLRMLELAHKHHGKLRWATLFQPAIELAEQGFNVSPRLHALLRYDQKRLTRDPVAAAYFYDGAGQPRPVGYLLKNPELARVLREVAKGGADAFYQGRIARDIAAKVRNHPTNPGLLTAKDIADYRAKERDPVCSDYRKWTVCGAPPPSSGGIAIAEMLGILESTDIAAHRPVNGVPDAQALHLFSEAGRLAYADRNRYVADTDFVPLPGNGVAALLDKRYLARRAALIGTQSMGSARAGTPLGMQVAWGTDTALDKPSTSHLVAVDQYGNGLSMTTSVEDAFGSRQMVDGFMLNNQLTDFSFDAVDENGPIANRVQPGKRPRSAMSPTLVFDKATRKLVLATGSPGGSAIINYVAKVLVGTLDWNLDVQQAISLPNFGSRNGPTELEAGRFPDATVQQLKARGHEVRQFEQNSGLQGIQRITRDGRDAWFGGADPRREGIVKGD
- a CDS encoding 3-hydroxyacyl-CoA dehydrogenase → MQINGNVFIITGGASGLGAATARMLAQAGGKVVLADVQAEAGEALARELGADAARFVRCDVTSEADGQAVVAAATAFGTLRGLVNCAGIAPAVKTVGKDGPHPLDVFQRAVNINLIGTFNMCRLAADAMSRTEAAAQNERGVIINTASVAAFDGQIGQAAYAASKAAVAGMTLPMARDLSRSGIRVMTIAPGIFETPMLLGMPAEVQDALGKMVPFPPRLGKPDEYAHLARTIIENVMLNGETIRLDGAIRMQPK